The region AACAAAGGAAAGTTTCTTGCGTGCATGGGACGGTCAAGGGCGCGGCTATGGCGAGAGGaaggtgggggaggggagaggctTGTCCAGCGGTGATTGGCCTAAAATACGTCACGGGCTGAATTAAACATGAAACATGGCTAATAATAAACTGCTTTTTCAAACTAGCCTCCAACGACCATGTGGGTAACTCATCGCCCGAGGTAAGTATATCTGCAACGCACCCCATACACTCGTATTTCTCGTAAATCATGTACAATAATGGGTTCAATTACTTTCAGTTGGGCAATCGACCCTTGCGCAcggtcaacaacaacaacaagtcgGACAAGGAGCGAAAGATTGGGCACAGACGTGTTGGCGAGGGCGGCGAGATTACATACAAGAAGATACAGACATCGCAGATTATGGGCTCCATACAACTTGGCATCCAGCACACCGTGAGATTATCCAGCGTTTATTCAGCTAATCCAAAGGGTCGACAGGGTGTTCATATCATCTGAATTTTCCCAACAGGTCGGCAGCCTGGCATCGAAGCCCAAGCGGGATCTACTAATGATGGACTTCTGGGAGATCGAGAGCATCACATTTCCGCCAGAGGGTTCCAGCCTTACACCTGCCCACCACTACAGTGAATTTCGATATAAGATCTACGCCCCCATAGCTTTCCGTTACTTTCGCGATCTGTTTGGCATCCAACCAGACGACTTCATGGTGAGAACGATGCTGCAGCCCTTTTGCCGGCGCTTCCCACTGACGGAGACTCTTTTTCCAGATGTCCATGTGCACTTCTCCGCTGCGAGAACTGTCGAATCCTGGTGCTTCCGGCTCTATATTCTACCTGACGAACGACGACGAATTCATCATCAAGACGGTGCAACACAAGGAGGGTGAATTCCTACAGAAACTACTGCCTGGGTGGGTACcgatttttttttgattttggcgTAATAGATAGCTAACTCACCATATCCGTTCGTCCTAATCCATTTCAGTTACTATATGAATCTCAATCAAAATCCGCGCACGCTTTTGCCAAAGTTCTTCGGACTATACTGCCTTCAGACGAGCAATGCCAAAAACATACGCCTGGTGGTTATGAACAATCTGCTGCCCTCGTCGGTGAGGATGCACCTGAAGTATGACCTGAAGGGATCGACGTTCAAGCGCAAGGCGAACAAGGCGGAGCGGTCCAAGAAGTCGCCCACCTACAAGGACCTCGACTTCATGGAGCAGCACCCCAATGGGATTTTTCTAGAGGCCGAGACCTATTCGGCGTTGATCAAGACCATTCAGAGGGACTGCACGGTTCTGGAGTCGTTCAAGATCATGGACTATTCGTTGCTCCTGGGCGTGCACAATCTGGATGTGGCGCTGAAAGAGAAACTGAGCGAGACCAGGAAGCCCCTTAGGGCACCGCTGGCCGAGGACTCTGACGTGGATGTGGACGATCCGCTGGACGGCCAGGAGGCGGATGGCAAGGATCGCGACGCTGCCACGGGCATCAGTCGGAACAAGTAAGTACTCCGCCCATTTCCACGCTGATAAACCCACGAACTCAAGAGCTAACCCAGTGTGGCATACAGATCGGTTAATCGGCAGCGTCTGGTGGCGCATTCCACGGCCATGGAGAGCATTCAAGCGGAGAGCGAACCCatcgacgacgaggaggatgtTCCGTAAGTTGTTTTTCAATCTCCTGTGCGATCTCTGATCAGATCATTCAACTCCACTCATCTTCAGGCCCGGTGGCATACCGGCGCGCAGCGAAAAGGGCGAGCGTCTCCTGCTCTACATCGGAATCATCGACATTCTGCAATCCTACAGGCTGAAGAAGAAGCTGGAGCACACATTCAAAAGCATCATACATGATGGGGTGAGGTGTGGTTGGGATTAAGGCGTAGCTCGCATTTCAATCCGAAATCTCTTTTCCCCAGGAAACCGTCTCGGTCTGCCGGCCCTCGTTCTATGCTCAAAGATTTCAAAACTTCATGGCTAAGACCGTGTTCCGAAAGATACCCTCCCGTAAGTGGGCAGAGAGCGCGTCTAAATACTTCTCGGCTGAGTACTCGTACTGTATGGCATTTTTGTGGGCAATTGATTGATGGGTCCTTAGATGTTTTTCCGTAGATATATAGTtaaacacacacccacactgaCACTGACACCGACACccactaatacacacacacactgtacACTAGTATGTTGCTAATTTTGATTGATCGATTGATGTGCAGCAGCAAAAATGCAATATGGTACACCTTGGCCTGCGTAGACTCCGGATCCGATCTAATCCGCGATCGAAAatcatacgtacatatatcaatATCCAATATCCGCTCTATTCtctgctttcttttttttgaataTGTCTCGAATGCATTCACACTCTCACACTTACGTATCCTACGCATATAGTGGATCTCCCCGAGATCAAGGGAAATCACAGAAAATTTCGTACCTTGGTAACCAGTTATATAGGTAAAGGAAATATTGTACAATTTTCAGTCTTCAGTTTTCGGTTTACGGTTTAGTTATCTTTTGATATTATTAATCACTCACCATTTACtatattttgtatgatttCGAAACGGACGCAAAAGCATGTCTCTCAATGTCACGTTAGTGTCCATTTCTGGCATACCCTGGCAACCGTACTGCTCCTTGGCTTTGCGTAGTTGCTTTGGAGGCTGTGCTTTTTGACACCTACCACATACCCCCTTGTAGCATTCTCGCCTCTAATCCCACCCTCTGCTTGCATCTTCTAGCGCTTAAGCATTCGCCCTCGAAGAGAAAAAGCCTCTCCAAGGCCATACAGCGCTCCATTGACAGCGACAACGAGGCTTCCACCAGGCGTAAGTGGAAACCCATATCCCCTCCCCGCGTACGGTTGTCTATTGACCTCGCCCCGATCCTAATCCTCGATCTCATCTCCACAGCAATGCATGCCTCGCACTCCCACAGCAGTGGCAAGATCCACCAGCCGGCTAAGCTGCCCACCACAGAGCCCACGCCCGGCAGCGCTTCAGCGGCATCCGGAGCAGCTAGTGCCGGGCCATCATCAACGGCCAGTGGGAGTGGGATTGGTGAGCGTGAGAGGATGCCACCGCCCGTAAAACAGCGGACACCAGGGGGTGGCAGCAATCTGAAGGCTCGGGTACCACCGCCAGTGCCGCCACGAGGATCTCCTCGTCGCCGGGATGGACAGGACCGCTCGACGCCAGGTACAGAACAGCACACTAATCCACCACCAGCCCCAACACAGATCCACACACTGCAGGTGCCCAGGGATACCATGCCCCGCTTTGGCGACCGTCGCTCGCCCAGTAACGTCCAGGATTGGCTCGAGCTGCATGACCTCTTCGATGCCCCTGACCCCGCTGCTACCGTTACACCACCAGGGGCGATCGCGATCCCTCCACTTTCGGTCACTTTTCTGCGAAGATCCTCTCAGATACGACGCGACTCCCAGCAGTCCGTCTACTCCACAGCCCGGTCGGAGAGCAGCTTCCGACGAAAGCAGCCGCGTGTGCTCAACCACGTGGACATTTTTCAGCGGCAGAACAGCTTCGTGTCGCACAGTAGGCGCTCCTCAGCGGCTTCAATTATGGGAGGATTCCACCCATTGCGACCCGAGAGCTATCGCTCTGCACGATCTCGATCCTCGGGCAGCATTCCCTCCCAGCGCTCGCCCCGGCGGGATCTTCAGGATAAGCTGCAGCGGCGTCAGAAGCGCAGTCGCTATTTGCACTACGCGGATCTGGCATTGGGCGACGATGTCTGCGACACGCAGgaggaaaatctgttgcagTCGATTAGTGCCTTCCTCGAGGTGAAGCGGGAGCTGGAATCAACGCACCGCCCGAGGCGGCCACAGCCCAAGCTTGCCGAGCCGCCTCTTCCAGCGAGCATCGACAAGCAGCCCCCGAAGCCGCAGCCAATAAAGCGAGGAAAGAGACGGGCGCCCAAAGCAGCTCCATCCACGATACCCGAGAGCGACACCCGAGGCTCCCAGGACACGAGGGGGTCATCGATTGGGGGACAGCAGTAAATGCTCCGGCTAGGCACGCTTGCACCCGCTTGGCACACACTCATTCTCAGTCACAGTCACCCCAGTCTCTATTGCTATTTCTGTGTTACTTCTTCTCCGGCCGGCCACTCATTGTATGTTCTCCTCTGGTTTGCTCTGCTCATTGTATCGCTAGGCACAACTCCATCCTGCAGTTCGACTCCTCCCCCTGCCTTCGACGACATCTCCGAGGACAGCTCGAACAAGAACAGCACATCATCGATGGGGCGCAGGTCTCACCACAACCACCACCAttaccatcatcatcagcagtcccagcagcaggcgtactaccagcagcaggcccagTACTTGGACCGCAAAATGAACATCGGACCCGCCTATCGAGGCTCCTACAAGGAGGATATTGTGAGGTAAGCCGCTGATTGGTTTGTTTCTATTGATCGTTCCAATCTTTTCAATCTCTCTGCTTTGTGTGCTCAGCGTCTCTGAGGTGCATCTGGATACACTGCTGGCGGTGGACACATCCTCGAGCAGCCAGTATGGGTCTCGCGGCGGACTGGCCTGGACGCCGCCGGCATCAGGTGAGGGCTCCACTCCCACATGGACAGAGGGCACACCCAGTTTTACGGACTCCAGTTCGAGTGGTGATCTCGGTAATTGGCACTTGAGATTTGCTTTTGAATCGCTTTTTGTGTTTCTATAtctatttgtatatatgtattattcgTTCACGCTTACAATCGTAGACAACTTCTCGCCCATTAACTCATCTAAAATCGATCGTCACAAGCCGACCGTGGAAGATGCCATCAACTCTCTGTCCTCGGGAATGGTAAATATCAGAGGTTACAAGCTCTAGATATAATCGTCTGCCACGTAATAGATTACACCCGAtctacagacagacagacaacacacacatacacatacattaATACATACACACGAGATCTCAATGGGGCAGGGCAGTGGGGCTTACTCATCCTAGAAATTTCTAAATTGCAAAACCGTTTTTCAGTTTGGGTGTTGTTCACTCCGTTTTCTGATACGCATCCCACAATCTTGCAGCCTTGCTACCGTTTGTATAACTTATTCGCATTGCATTCTTATAGATCAACTAACATAGCATGTGATGACGGCACACAAGACACAACACCGAGAACCCAACCAAGCCTGCGACTCGAATACAACAtcagccacacacaaaatgatAATTCTTGCGTGCTCAGGACGCACTTGTATAGCTAGGATATAATCAAAATGCGCCCGCCCTCGTATAGCCACATGAGTAACACGGGCACACACCATACCACGAAAACGCATCCCCATCTGGCCATCCTCAAGCGAACATTGGATGTGAATTGTTCGAGGAATACACAAatctatgcaaaaaaaaagcaggcAGAAATCAATACTGCAAATGATAttacagatatacatatagcaAGAAGAGAGCAAATAATACTAAGACGGATGCAGATGTCAGCCAGTTCCAGTTGCAATTCCAGTTCCCATAATCTCTTAATCGTTATATTACGTTCcctatactcgtacatattgTATGGTTCAAGAGTTCGTTTGGAAAAAATATACTCGAACAATACACTGAAATTAATAAACGTTTTTGCGATACGATACCCTTGATCTCCGATATATCCACATACGTATTATGTATACAGTATACCCTATGTATAATCAGCAATCGCGatattacaattacaatattgttgtaaaatatttaaatttacatGCCAGAAGCAAACCAAGAGcaaaattatatacatattattcattttgaatttattctcgatttaaattaattgtaaaCGCGCTTAGGTTTACTAACAAACTTTAGACGGGATAGGGGCATAGTGGGACAACATCACAGGACCATAGTCGGACAGGACTGAACGGGGCAATACGAATGCTCGTAATTGAAGCAACAGACGGACACGGACAATGACTCGAGACGCGACGTATCGTATACTCCTGGGACAGAAATATGAAAGAattgattatttattaattagtTGAATGTTATTTAACTTATATGCATTATTCTAAAGATTACTGAAACCCAATTGtaattacaataaattaaattgcaagGTTGAATTTCCGGCTCTGCTTCTCTGTGCTTTTTCGAATGCGAATTTGCTAAActataacatacatatattgttaCAATAGGGGTACGGTACCCTTTTACCAAGTGGGGCGGGGCGACAGTGACTAGTAAAGCTTCTGCAGGTCGTTCAGCGACTGGTTGAGGAATTCGTTGGTCCAATCGTTCTCCGGGTTGTCCAGGTGGTTGTCAAAGTCAATCACATCGCGCATGGCGCCCCGCTtcagcagcagagagacgcCCTCCAGTGTCTGTGCGGACTGCGACAGTGTGAACTTGGCCTTTGCCCATCGGGCAGAGTCGCCCGCACAGCTGTAGACCTGAATGGCGGCTCGATCATGCTCCAAAGTCACCAGCTTGTTGTCTACCAAAGCGAGGCAGGCGTTCTTGAAGTTCTCCTGGATCTTGTCAGCGATTTTTACGGCCGGCGCTTTATCTATCTGGTTGTCGTAGAAGTTCTCTGGGGCCGCATAGTATCCGGCAATCACGAGGTCTTCCTGTTCTGCATAGGCATCAATCTGAAATGACCCAATTGTGAGCACACCACACATTTCACGATGCGCGGAAATGGGCAATTATGCTTGTGTAGCCCGCAACCCACCTGCATAAGGGCAATCTCGGCCATGGGGGTGACGTGCAGGCATTGATGAAACAGCGGTATTGCATCCACGATTTCCACCAGCGACCCTTTCGATGTCTTTTCGGCCAGAAGCAGACCGTTTACTGCCTGGTGGGGATATTTGGCCGCATGGAATATCAGCTTCGTATATGCGCGCTCGGATATCTTGTAGTCGCACATTTTATTTGATCACTTTAGGAATTTattaaaaagaagaaaaaaaacacggTCCCGTTCAATCAATTAGCTGGCCTTTGCGCAGGGCTGGACACAATATCGATATACTTGTGCAGTTTTGGTATCGAAAATGTTATCGGTGGACAACACAACTGATGAAATGActtcaattttatatttatttcaaactaaaatttacattttatacTACGTGCATGATGGAAAACATTACTAAAATATGTATAACATTTTATTTCTTAACTGTCCGTCAGCGTCCCGTTCTAGTTTTATAtcttttcttttagttttgcGGTTTAActaaaaaattgtttgcagTTCAGCTCCATGCCCACCAAGGGCAATCGTTAAAAGAGGAAACTACGTCTGGTTGTCGTGTAATATTGCCTTGATATCGTCAGCATCCAGAGTCTCGTACTTTAAGAGAGCCTCGGCTAGCGCCTTGTGCTCCTTGGTATGTTTCTTCAGAATGGCCTTCGCCCTCTCGTAGCTATCGCTGAGGATGCGTTTGATTTCGGCATCCACCGCCTCAATGGTGTTTGGTCCCAGGGTCTCCCCGGTGCCCAGACCCTTGCTTGGCTCAATCGTACGCAGACCCACCTTTTCAGACATGCCCCAGTCCTTGACCATATGTGTGGCAATAGAGGTAGCCTGTTTGAGATCGCTGCTGGCTCCCGAGGTTATCTTGTCCAATCCAAAGATGATCTCTTCGGCAGCACGTCCGCCCATCATGGTGTCCATCATGGCCAGCAGCTGGGCCTTAGTGACATGGTATCGCTCTTTCTCCGGTATGTACGCGGTGTGTCCTAGCGACGGGCCGCGGGGCATGATGGTTACCTTATGCAGGGGATGCGACTCCTTTGTGTAATAGGCGACAATCGCATGGCCACCCTCGTGGTAGGCCGTAATGGTGTTTGCCTCCTCATCGGGCAGGCGAGCTTTGCGCTCGGGGCCCATAAGTACCTTGTCTCGTGCTGTCTCCAAGTGCTTCATGTTAACCGTCTCAGCTCCGTCGATGGCAGCTCTGCAAGGGATATCATTCTTAGTTCCACTCACTGGCCATTCCCGTTAAATCTACCTCACCTTAATGCTGCCTGGTTAATCATGTTCTCCAGGTCTGCACCCGTGAACCCAGAGGTGCCCCGTGCTAGCATATCCAGATCGATATCATCGTGCAGAATTTTGGTTAAATACAGAGAGAGGATTTCCTTGCGGCCAGTAAAGTCTGGTGTGGATACCACCACCTCGACATCGAAACGACCGGGACGCAGTAGAGCCTGATCCAGGTCGTCACGGCGATTGGTGGCACCCAACACAATGACGCCAGCATTTTGATGGAAGCCATCCATTTCGGAGAGCAGCTGGTTTATGGTTTGATTCGCATACGGATGCAGCACAGAGTTTGTCCTCTTCGCGCCCACCGAATCAATTTCATCGATGAAGATCACACACGGAGCGCGAGCCTTGGCCGCCTCTGCAGAAGGTGTGGATTAGATTGAAGTCTCTAAAGGTAGCAAATCGTACTTACTGAACAGGTCTCGCACACGTCTGGCGCCTTGGCCAACGAGAACCTCGTCGAACTCAGGTCCGGCGGCATGGAAGAATGGCACTTTGGCCTCGCCTGCCACGGCACGTGCCAGCAGGGTTTTTCCAGTTCCTGGAGGTCCAACCAGGAGCACACCCTTTGGAAGCTTGCCGCCTAGGTTCGAGAACTTGTCGGGATTCTTGAGGAACTCAACCACCTCTTTGAGCTCCTGCTTAGCTTCGTCGCAGCCCTTGACGTCGTCGAATGTGACATTGATTTCCTCCGGATCAACTTCCACCTGGTTACCCAGCTGAATGCTACTAAAAGCGACCAACATTAATACTGATCTAGCGACGCCTGGATTGATGCGACGACTTACCGAAAGACGGAACCGTTCGAAGTGGTAAAGAAGCTCAGGAATATGCCAATAAAAACGACAACAACGATGAGTGTCTGAAATATCTGTGTGATAATTACTGGGCATTATTTGAGAAATTAGGCGACGAGGTTCCAACGGACAGGGAATGTgccaaaatatttaattggcCGAACTTAAATAATACCTTCAGATACTTCATTGTTTTGCCCGTTTTTGGTGAATCTTCCGAGTTTGCTGCGGCCAAATACCCCTCGGCAAATGCAATCTTCAGGTTCTCCTGGAAATTCAACGAATATAAGAGCTAGCCAATCAAGACTTCCCTGCATCTTACCGCGTTGTGGGTGGCTCCGTGTCCTTCGGCTTTGGACAGTAGCTTTCTCATTTTCTCCCCCTGAATGTTGGTTTCCCCATCAAGCTTTTGTGATGTCGTCCCCAGTGCGTTCTTCAGTCTGGACGTCATCGTTGGATTTCGTTTCTGCTCCGCATCTATGGAGCGATCTGTCTTGAAGCCGCGTAACTGCCTCCTgttggaaaattaaaattaacaaGCGCCCGAGTCATCGGCTGCCTCGTTGGTACTCACAGTTGATGGTAGGAGAAGAGCGGATTTAGAAGACTTTGCGTTACGATTGGATACATTTTGCTGAAATTGAATTACAGATTAACAAGGAACAAGTGGAGTTATGGATGGATTGATTTACACGTGTGCACCTATAGACTGGGCGCCTGCTGCCCCGTCCAAAGAGACATCAAACTGATAATTTGTTTGCTGATCATGGCTGATCTGTGTAACTGGTTCCACTAACGTGACGTGAACATTTCCGATGGCGGGCAGCATGCGAGTCACCTTGGCGAAGGCATCGTTCACCAGCACCGTGTCCAGAATTCCGTTCAGCCTGACAGCCTTCTCCACCATGCTCTGTATGTTGGCGCCCGACCGACTGAGCAGGTTCTTGAACTCCAGCACGAGCTCATGGCACTTGCCCGTCGTCGTTGGCTGTGTGGACGACTTTGATTTGTCAGCAAAAAGGCGCGCCGCCCCAGCTCCTCCTGGCAGCTTGGTACGCTTCACAGTGTAATAGTGTGGTTTTCTACTAAAGTTGCCAAGGTAGAGGTAGGGCTGTCATTAAACGTAAGAGGAAACGAGTGTCAGTGATGAACGGATCAGCGGCAACGGGCGGCGGTTGGTGGCCCGCGCGGCGCGCACATGCACACTTACCACAGAGTGTGTGGTGGCGGAGAACATttccaaaaaatacaaaactttaattaattacaataACAGGCTCTGGATCGGGCCAGCAGACGACACAGCTGTAACTTTACTTGACAGCGAAAATGTCATAATCTGCGTGCGTGTTGCATCCCTGGCACTAGTTGTTGTGCTTGTCATCAGCCCTGCACGCGAATATAGCAAAAATACTagcaatttttattatattttatctGTTACAGTATCTAGatgcgttttctgtttttgacAATTTTTGCGCTGCCTTTTGTCTGTGTTTAAGGTTGACTACAAAATGACAATATCATTTCCGCATTAATACATCATAATTGAAAAGAGCTAAAACGGCGCGCGCATTTAGACAGTGCTGCTTCCGCTTTTTGCCAGGGCTGGCAAATAACCCAAACCGGCCGCCCCCAATCTTCTATACCGACAAACTATTTCATAAATTCTCCATTAAATTGTGTCATCATGGATTCGCCGTTGAGTGATGGCTCCCGACTGCCTCAGCAACAAAATCTGCACCCACTGGTCAGTACAATGGGtttttttaaatcaattcTTTAATTCGATTGTTAATTTTCAGGCAGATTATCAGTTCTCCGCGGAGGAGGTGAAGGCGTTACGTGAGTGCAACACCGAATCCTTCCTCCAGCGCTCGCTGCCATTTGGCACTGGTCTGGGGCTATTGGCCTACTTTGGTGTGAAGAACGGCTACTTGCAGGGCAATGGCAAATACGGAGCTGTTCCCAAAGTGGTCATGGGTGTCATCCTGGGCTACTTTGTGGGCAAGTTCAGCTACCAGCAAAAGTGCGCTGAAAAGATAATGCGGCTGCCGAACTCCCGCCTAGGCGAAGTCCTGCGCCAGCGCCGACAGGGTGGTGGTGTCATCAACACCATCTCGCCAGACGAGAGTCTGACCCGAGCATTTACATTGGCTCCCTTCTCGCCCAGCTCCGCTGATGTGTACACCGATGAGGGACTCAACCCTTCACGCAGCACAGCTTTGAACTTGGACACTGAATCACGGCCGACTTTGGCTGGCTTAGATGACATATACCGGCCCAGCCTGGACTGTGAGTAATCTGGActgatttcattttaaatgttttaaacTTCCTTTAATAACAGCATCTGGCCAAATGATGGACACTGAGCTGCCTTTGGAACCGGCAAAGCCAGGACAAACTTACGAAGATTTGCGCAAGAAGAATCGAGAGGGGTACGCGACGCATCAGCAAAGTCCATACTCAAAGCCCTACGAGCCTCAGGCGCCCGTTCGGCAGCGTCTTGTCGAGccagcaccagaagcagcCACTGGACGTccgaataaaaataaatatggcGACTCCTGGCAAGACTGAGCTACTCACCGTGTGCTTTTGTTACTGATTACAGTCGCTTGTTGGATATAAATACTGAGTTTGATCGCCTTAAATTTCTGAAGAAAAAggaatttatttacatttgttGCTTGTGCATTAGGAAACTCGGTTTCAGCCTCTCATCAGAACTATTTTCTGGCCTGTTCATAGTGGGTTCTGTACCATTCTACCGATGTTTTAATAGCCGATTCAAAGTCCGTGAAGGTGTACTCCGGCAGTAGGCTGCGTAGCTTAGCATTGGACGCCGTCTTCTTAAACTGACCGTCAGCCTTGCTTGTATCACAGACAAGTTTACCCTAAAGtaggaaaataaattattattattaaagtTCCCCCTGGGGTGCTCCTATCTCATCACCTTAAACTCAAATGCTGTAGCTATTGCCTGGGCCACTTCGAAGATGGTCACTTCCTGGATTTCGTCGACACTCAGAACAATTGGCTCGACGCTGTCGTAGTTCCGCAGCACCCAAATCATCAGCTCTGCCAAATCCAGGGAGTAGATAAACTGTCTCAGAGGCTTGCCACTGCCAAAAACTGTGAAGACTTTCTCGCGTTCTGGCGTATCGGGTTGCTCCGTGATCAGCTTGTGCATGCGATTGATCATGCCCGGTATGACGTGACTCACTTCGGGCTTGTAGTTGTCGTGGGGACCGAAAATGTTGCAGGGAATCACAGAAGTGTACAAGTGTCCGTACTTGTCGTTGTACGCATGGTTCTGAATGTCGATCAGTCGCTTTGCGTAGGAGTATCCGTAATTGGAAGGGTGTGGCGGACCATTATGGACCATGGTCTCATCTATGGGATATGTGGTCTTGTCCGGGAATATACAAGTGGACAGGCATGAGACGACTTTGATGCATCCCTGCTCGTGGGCCGTTTGCAGAACATTATCATTGATCAGCAGATTGTTTCGCTGTGACCAAGGAACGTTAGATTTTGCTGGCATGTTTAAAGCCCGTGCTGCTCACCAAAAAGTCCAGATTATTGTTCATGTTGTGGAACAGGCCGCCAACCATGGCGGCCAAGTGAATGACATGCGTGGGCTTCTCCTTTGTGAACAGTGCCTGCGTGGCTGCCAGATTCCTATGAAGATGTTTTCTTTATTCACTAACGTGTGCCGATTCCAACAATACTCACGTCAAGTCGGCATCTTTGGACCCGGAAAAAAACCATTCCTCATCCGTGGGGCCTTGTTTCTTGATGATAGCTTCTAGGGCCTTGCCCACAAGGCCAGTTCCACCTGTAACCAGCACctttttcattgttttcaCCGACCAGACAGAAAATTCCAGCCAAAGTTTACACGCAGCTGTGCACCAGGGCTGGCAACCAAACGTTATCGTACATCAATTGGCGTGCGTTATCGATTGTCGCCAGAGCCGGGGCCAGTCGGGAATTTTGTTTATGCGGCGAGAAATgcgaaatatttaaatggaaatggaaacgcaaATAATAGACACCGTAAACGACTTCCTGGTAAGGCCCGGAGCACCGGAATCGAAGGAAATCTGCAGAGCTAATACATTTGCCTCTTACAGAAAGTAGACTCGATCGACGAGGCCTTTGGAAGCGTCATCGTCTTTAAGCCAAATGGCGAAGAGGACAAGGCTAAAAATTTCTCCAATGATTTGGGTATGAGTGACTACCAGTGGTCTTGTTTTGTCTGACCAATGTATTTTGCAGTTACGGCCTTCGGAAACGTTGCGCAGGAGCATCGGGAGCACGTACTGCGGCTGTATCTGC is a window of Drosophila pseudoobscura strain MV-25-SWS-2005 chromosome 3, UCI_Dpse_MV25, whole genome shotgun sequence DNA encoding:
- the PIP5K59B gene encoding phosphatidylinositol 4-phosphate 5-kinase type-1 alpha isoform X8 → MASGDGDTINTIDMDSSSTSQAKPVDPSNASNDHVGNSSPELGNRPLRTVNNNNKSDKERKIGHRRVGEGGEITYKKIQTSQIMGSIQLGIQHTVGSLASKPKRDLLMMDFWEIESITFPPEGSSLTPAHHYSEFRYKIYAPIAFRYFRDLFGIQPDDFMMSMCTSPLRELSNPGASGSIFYLTNDDEFIIKTVQHKEGEFLQKLLPGYYMNLNQNPRTLLPKFFGLYCLQTSNAKNIRLVVMNNLLPSSVRMHLKYDLKGSTFKRKANKAERSKKSPTYKDLDFMEQHPNGIFLEAETYSALIKTIQRDCTVLESFKIMDYSLLLGVHNLDVALKEKLSETRKPLRAPLAEDSDVDVDDPLDGQEADGKDRDAATGISRNNVAYRSVNRQRLVAHSTAMESIQAESEPIDDEEDVPPGGIPARSEKGERLLLYIGIIDILQSYRLKKKLEHTFKSIIHDGETVSVCRPSFYAQRFQNFMAKTVFRKIPSLDLPEIKGNHRKFRTLVTSYIACLSMSPLKHSPSKRKSLSKAIQRSIDSDNEASTRPMHASHSHSSGKIHQPAKLPTTEPTPGSASAASGAASAGPSSTASGSGIGERERMPPPVKQRTPGGGSNLKARVPPPVPPRGSPRRRDGQDRSTPGTTPSCSSTPPPAFDDISEDSSNKNSTSSMGRRSHHNHHHYHHHQQSQQQAYYQQQAQYLDRKMNIGPAYRGSYKEDIVSVSEVHLDTLLAVDTSSSSQYGSRGGLAWTPPASDQLT
- the PIP5K59B gene encoding phosphatidylinositol 4-phosphate 5-kinase type-1 alpha isoform X3, producing MASGDGDTINTIDMDSSSTSQAKPVDPSNASNDHVGNSSPELGNRPLRTVNNNNKSDKERKIGHRRVGEGGEITYKKIQTSQIMGSIQLGIQHTVGSLASKPKRDLLMMDFWEIESITFPPEGSSLTPAHHYSEFRYKIYAPIAFRYFRDLFGIQPDDFMMSMCTSPLRELSNPGASGSIFYLTNDDEFIIKTVQHKEGEFLQKLLPGYYMNLNQNPRTLLPKFFGLYCLQTSNAKNIRLVVMNNLLPSSVRMHLKYDLKGSTFKRKANKAERSKKSPTYKDLDFMEQHPNGIFLEAETYSALIKTIQRDCTVLESFKIMDYSLLLGVHNLDVALKEKLSETRKPLRAPLAEDSDVDVDDPLDGQEADGKDRDAATGISRNNVAYRSVNRQRLVAHSTAMESIQAESEPIDDEEDVPPGGIPARSEKGERLLLYIGIIDILQSYRLKKKLEHTFKSIIHDGETVSVCRPSFYAQRFQNFMAKTVFRKIPSLDLPEIKGNHRKFRTLVTSYIALKHSPSKRKSLSKAIQRSIDSDNEASTRPMHASHSHSSGKIHQPAKLPTTEPTPGSASAASGAASAGPSSTASGSGIGERERMPPPVKQRTPGGGSNLKARVPPPVPPRGSPRRRDGQDRSTPGTTPSCSSTPPPAFDDISEDSSNKNSTSSMGRRSHHNHHHYHHHQQSQQQAYYQQQAQYLDRKMNIGPAYRGSYKEDIVSVSEVHLDTLLAVDTSSSSQYGSRGGLAWTPPASGEGSTPTWTEGTPSFTDSSSSGDLDNFSPINSSKIDRHKPTVEDAINSLSSGMIN
- the PIP5K59B gene encoding phosphatidylinositol 4-phosphate 5-kinase type-1 alpha isoform X4, producing the protein MASGDGDTINTIDMDSSSTSQAKPVDPSNASNDHVGNSSPELGNRPLRTVNNNNKSDKERKIGHRRVGEGGEITYKKIQTSQIMGSIQLGIQHTVGSLASKPKRDLLMMDFWEIESITFPPEGSSLTPAHHYSEFRYKIYAPIAFRYFRDLFGIQPDDFMMSMCTSPLRELSNPGASGSIFYLTNDDEFIIKTVQHKEGEFLQKLLPGYYMNLNQNPRTLLPKFFGLYCLQTSNAKNIRLVVMNNLLPSSVRMHLKYDLKGSTFKRKANKAERSKKSPTYKDLDFMEQHPNGIFLEAETYSALIKTIQRDCTVLESFKIMDYSLLLGVHNLDVALKEKLSETRKPLRAPLAEDSDVDVDDPLDGQEADGKDRDAATGISRNKSVNRQRLVAHSTAMESIQAESEPIDDEEDVPPGGIPARSEKGERLLLYIGIIDILQSYRLKKKLEHTFKSIIHDGETVSVCRPSFYAQRFQNFMAKTVFRKIPSLDLPEIKGNHRKFRTLVTSYIALKHSPSKRKSLSKAIQRSIDSDNEASTRPMHASHSHSSGKIHQPAKLPTTEPTPGSASAASGAASAGPSSTASGSGIGERERMPPPVKQRTPGGGSNLKARVPPPVPPRGSPRRRDGQDRSTPGTTPSCSSTPPPAFDDISEDSSNKNSTSSMGRRSHHNHHHYHHHQQSQQQAYYQQQAQYLDRKMNIGPAYRGSYKEDIVSVSEVHLDTLLAVDTSSSSQYGSRGGLAWTPPASGEGSTPTWTEGTPSFTDSSSSGDLDNFSPINSSKIDRHKPTVEDAINSLSSGMIN